From Salmo trutta unplaced genomic scaffold, fSalTru1.1, whole genome shotgun sequence, one genomic window encodes:
- the LOC115184248 gene encoding phosphoribosyl pyrophosphate synthase-associated protein 2 isoform X2 — protein MNHTEGGLVIFSANSHPSSREISKRIGERLGVELGKVQVYQEDNRETRVQIQESVRGKDVFIVQTVSKDVNSTIMELLIMVYACRTSCARSITGVVPYFPYSKQCKMRKRGSIVSKLLASMMCKAGLTHLITMDLHQKEIQGFFNIPVDNLRASPFLLQYIQEEIPDYRNAVIVAKSPASAKRAQSFAERLRLGIAVIHGEAQDAESDLVDGRHSPPTVKTTGGIHLRLEIPLLIPKEKPPITVVGDVGGRIAIIVDDIIDDVVSFVAAAETLKERGAYKIFVMATHGILSSDAPKLIEESAIDKVVVTNTIPHEHQKLQCDKIQTVDISIILSEAIRRIYQGESMSYLFRHIGLED, from the exons ATGAACCACACCGAGGGAGGCCTTGTCATCTTCAGCGCCAACTCACACCCTTCCTCCAGGGAGATCAGCAAGAGGATTGGAga GCGTCTGGGGGTGGAGCTTGGGAAGGTGCAGGTGTACCAGGAAGACAACAGAG aaaCGCGTGTGCAGATCCAGGAGTCGGTTCGAGGCAAAGATGTCTTCATCGTCCAGACAGTGTCTAA ggatGTGAACTCTACCATCATGGAGTTGCTGATCATGGTGTATGCCTGCAGGACTTCCTGTGCCCGGAGCATCACCGGGGTCGTCCCTTACTTCCCCTACAGTAAACAGTGTAAGATGAGGAAGAGAGGTTCTATCGTCTCCAAACTACTGGCCTCCATGATGTGTAAAGCAG gtctgaccCATCTCATCACCATGGATCTTCATCAGAAGGAGATTCAGGGCTTCTTCAACATCCCAGTGGACAACCTGAGAGCTTCTCCCTTCCTACTGCAGTACATCcaggaggag ATTCCTGACTATAGAAACGCAGTGATAGTGGCCAAATCTCCAGCCTCAGCCAAAAG ggcccAGTCGTTTGCAGAGCGGTTGCGTCTGGGTATTGCAGTGATCCATGGAGAGGCCCAGGATGCTGAGTCAGACCTGGTGGATGGAAGACACTCTCCTCCTACTGTCAAGACCACTGGAGGGATACACCTTAGACTGGAGATaccat TGTTGATCCCTAAAGAGAAGCCTCCCATCACAGTGGTAGGAGATGTAGGAGGACGAATCGCCATCATagtg GATGACATCATCGATGACGTGGTCAGTTTCGTGGCGGCCGCGGAGACGCTGAAGGAGCGAGGAGCCTACAAGATATTCGTCATGGCGACGCACGGCATCCTCTCCTCCGATGCACCGAAACTCATCGAGGAATCTGCCATCGacaag gtggtggTAACCAACACTATCCCTCATGAGCACCAGAAGCTGCAGTGTGATAAGATCCAGACGGTGGACATCAGCATCATCCTCTCTGAAGCCATCAGACGCATCTACCAAGGAGAGAGCATGTCCTACCTGTTCAGACACATAGGACTGGAGGActga
- the LOC115184248 gene encoding phosphoribosyl pyrophosphate synthase-associated protein 2 isoform X1, whose translation MNHTEGGLVIFSANSHPSSREISKRIGERLGVELGKVQVYQEDNRETRVQIQESVRGKDVFIVQTVSKDVNSTIMELLIMVYACRTSCARSITGVVPYFPYSKQCKMRKRGSIVSKLLASMMCKAGLTHLITMDLHQKEIQGFFNIPVDNLRASPFLLQYIQEEIPDYRNAVIVAKSPASAKRAQSFAERLRLGIAVIHGEAQDAESDLVDGRHSPPTVKTTGGIHLRLEIPCNTHTHTHTHTHTHTHTHTHTHTLLLLSRPLEGYTLDWRYHVTHTHTHTHTHTHTHTHSPPTVKTTGGTHLRLEIPCNTHTHTHTHTHTHTHTHSPPTVKTTGGTHLRLEIPLLIPKEKPPITVVGDVGGRIAIIVDDIIDDVVSFVAAAETLKERGAYKIFVMATHGILSSDAPKLIEESAIDKVVVTNTIPHEHQKLQCDKIQTVDISIILSEAIRRIYQGESMSYLFRHIGLED comes from the exons ATGAACCACACCGAGGGAGGCCTTGTCATCTTCAGCGCCAACTCACACCCTTCCTCCAGGGAGATCAGCAAGAGGATTGGAga GCGTCTGGGGGTGGAGCTTGGGAAGGTGCAGGTGTACCAGGAAGACAACAGAG aaaCGCGTGTGCAGATCCAGGAGTCGGTTCGAGGCAAAGATGTCTTCATCGTCCAGACAGTGTCTAA ggatGTGAACTCTACCATCATGGAGTTGCTGATCATGGTGTATGCCTGCAGGACTTCCTGTGCCCGGAGCATCACCGGGGTCGTCCCTTACTTCCCCTACAGTAAACAGTGTAAGATGAGGAAGAGAGGTTCTATCGTCTCCAAACTACTGGCCTCCATGATGTGTAAAGCAG gtctgaccCATCTCATCACCATGGATCTTCATCAGAAGGAGATTCAGGGCTTCTTCAACATCCCAGTGGACAACCTGAGAGCTTCTCCCTTCCTACTGCAGTACATCcaggaggag ATTCCTGACTATAGAAACGCAGTGATAGTGGCCAAATCTCCAGCCTCAGCCAAAAG ggcccAGTCGTTTGCAGAGCGGTTGCGTCTGGGTATTGCAGTGATCCATGGAGAGGCCCAGGATGCTGAGTCAGACCTGGTGGATGGAAGACACTCTCCTCCTACTGTCAAGACCACTGGAGGGATACACCTTAGACTGGAGATaccatgtaacacacacacacacacacacacacacacacacacacacacacacacacacacacacacacacactctcctcctaCTGTCAAGACCACTGGAGGGATACACCTTAGACTGGAGATaccatgtaacacacacacacacacacacacacacacacacacacacacacacacactctcctcctaCTGTCAAGACCACTGGAGGGACACACCTTAGACTGGAGATaccatgtaacacacacacacacacacacacacacacacacacacacacacacacacactctcctcctaCTGTCAAGACCACTGGAGGGACACACCTTAGACTGGAGATaccat TGTTGATCCCTAAAGAGAAGCCTCCCATCACAGTGGTAGGAGATGTAGGAGGACGAATCGCCATCATagtg GATGACATCATCGATGACGTGGTCAGTTTCGTGGCGGCCGCGGAGACGCTGAAGGAGCGAGGAGCCTACAAGATATTCGTCATGGCGACGCACGGCATCCTCTCCTCCGATGCACCGAAACTCATCGAGGAATCTGCCATCGacaag gtggtggTAACCAACACTATCCCTCATGAGCACCAGAAGCTGCAGTGTGATAAGATCCAGACGGTGGACATCAGCATCATCCTCTCTGAAGCCATCAGACGCATCTACCAAGGAGAGAGCATGTCCTACCTGTTCAGACACATAGGACTGGAGGActga